DNA sequence from the Antarctobacter heliothermus genome:
CGACACCCCCGCGTCGCGTGCAATCTGATCGAGGATCTCGAAGAGCTGCTTCACGATCACCGGCGCAAGCCCGATCGAGGGCTCGTCCAGCAGGATCAGCCGCGGCTCGGCCATCAGCGCGCGGCCAATCGCCAGCATCTGCTGCTCGCCGCCCGAAAGCGTGCCGGCATGCTGGCCCACCCGCTCTTTCAACCGGGGGAAATAGTCGAACACCCGGTCGAGCGAGCGCTGGAAGTTGCCGCGCTTTTTCGCGGTGAAGGCCCCGAGCCGCAGGTTGTCCATCACCGTGAGGCTGGTGAAGGTGCCGCGCCCGTCAGGCACATGGGCCACGCCCATCCGCGCGATGGTCTCGGGGCTCTTGCCGGTGATCTCCTCGCCGAACAGTCGCACCTCGCCATGGGTTTCGATCATGCCGCAGATGGCGCGCAGCGTGGTGGTCTTGCCCGCACCATTCGCGCCCAGTAGCGCCGTGACGCCGCCCTCCGGTACCGCAAGGTCGATACCGTGCAAGATGCTGCCGTGGCCGTAGGAGGCCGTGACATTGTTGAGTTCCAGCGCATGTTTCATGCCGCTTCCTCCCCGAGATAAGCCCGAAGAACCTGCGGATGCGCCCGCACTTCATGCGGCAGCCCGTCAGCGATCTTCTGGCCGAAATCCATCGCCACCACGCGGTCGGAAACCTTCATGACAAGGTTCAGGTGATGTTCGACCAGCAGTACCGCGACCTTGAATTCGTCGCGCACCTGCCGGATCAGGTCTTCCAGATGCCGCACCTCTTCGCGGTTCAGCCCGCCGGCCGGCTCGTCGAGCATCAGAAGGCTCGGTTTCGCGGCCAGCGCCCGCGCGAACTCGATCCGTTTGCGCACGGCAAAGTTCTGATCGGCGATGGTGTGATCGGCGATCTCCGCAAGGTCGAGCAACGACAGAAGATGCATGATCCGCTCGCGCGTCTCGGCCCGTTCCCGGCGCACCTTCGCGCCGTTGAAGATGTCGGCCGCCAAACCACCGTTCATCGCGAATTGCGCGCCGGTCAAAACGTTCTCATAGACCGTCGTCGTCTCGAACAGCGCGATGTTCTGAAAGGTGCGCCCGATGCCGCGGGCCGCCATATCCTCGGCGCCCAGCGGGGTGATGGTCTCACCCCTGACAAGAATATCGCCGGAGCTCTGGCGGTAGAGACGGCTGAGGCAGTTGAACAGTGTCGTCTTGCCCGCGCCGTTCGGGCCGATCAGGCCAAGGATCTCCTGCTCGTGGATTTCGAGCGAAATCTCGTTGAGGGCGACAACACCACCGAACCGTATGGTGAGATCCCGCACTTCGAGTAGTGGATTGCCATTTTGCCGCACAGTGCGCCTCTCTGCCTGCGGAAATCTCCCATATCCCCGCAATAATGTCCGACACTAATGACACTTCAAAGGCCGGTCAAGCTTTTATCGCTTAGTGTCCGACAAAACAAACTGCGCTTAGAAAGTACTGGAAAGTGACTGAAGCTGGTCATTGCCGCCTGCTCTTTGGGCCCCATGATCGCGTCTGGGACGGCGGCCTCCTCCGCGGCATTCTCAGTTCGAGGGTTGCGCCAGATTGACTGGGGCCGCGCCTCAAGAATGCGGGAAAGACCACACCCAGACCACGGCTTTAGTGGCCCGTTGTCGTCGGAGTGACCGCCCGTCTACCCCGGAATGCACGCCCCCTTGCGGCGAATGCTCGCAAGGGGGGAGGCGAGCTTAGTCCTACAAAAGCCAGTTTGCTTCCGCTTTGGGGATACTTTCCGAGAAGGACATT
Encoded proteins:
- a CDS encoding ABC transporter ATP-binding protein, producing MKHALELNNVTASYGHGSILHGIDLAVPEGGVTALLGANGAGKTTTLRAICGMIETHGEVRLFGEEITGKSPETIARMGVAHVPDGRGTFTSLTVMDNLRLGAFTAKKRGNFQRSLDRVFDYFPRLKERVGQHAGTLSGGEQQMLAIGRALMAEPRLILLDEPSIGLAPVIVKQLFEILDQIARDAGVSMLLVEQNSNLALKLASNAALLEVGNLVARGTAEELSQNQEIARAYLGDVAAEGAGA
- a CDS encoding ABC transporter ATP-binding protein; the encoded protein is MRQNGNPLLEVRDLTIRFGGVVALNEISLEIHEQEILGLIGPNGAGKTTLFNCLSRLYRQSSGDILVRGETITPLGAEDMAARGIGRTFQNIALFETTTVYENVLTGAQFAMNGGLAADIFNGAKVRRERAETRERIMHLLSLLDLAEIADHTIADQNFAVRKRIEFARALAAKPSLLMLDEPAGGLNREEVRHLEDLIRQVRDEFKVAVLLVEHHLNLVMKVSDRVVAMDFGQKIADGLPHEVRAHPQVLRAYLGEEAA